In Rhinopithecus roxellana isolate Shanxi Qingling chromosome 16, ASM756505v1, whole genome shotgun sequence, a single genomic region encodes these proteins:
- the KLHL9 gene encoding kelch-like protein 9, translated as MKVSLGNGEMGVSAHLQPCKAGTTRFFTSNTHSSVVLQGFDQLRIEGLLCDVTLVPGDGDEIFPVHRAMMASASDYFKAMFTGGMKEQDLMCIKLHGVNKVGLKKIIDFIYTAKLSLNMDNLQDTLEAASFLQILPVLDFCKVFLISGVSLDNCVEVGRIANTYNLIEVDKYVNNFILKNFPALLSTGEFLKLPFERLAFVLSSNSLKHCTELELFKAACRWLRLEDPRMDYAAKLMKNIRFPLMTPQDLINYVQTVDFMRTDNTCVNLLLEASNYQMMPYMQPVMQSDRTAIRSDSTHLVTLGGVLRQQLVVSKELRMYDERAQEWRSLAPMDAPRYQHGIAVIGNFLYVVGGQSNYDTKGKTAVDTVFRFDPRYNKWMQVASLNEKRTFFHLSALKGHLYAVGGRSAAGELATVECYNPRMNEWSYVAKMSEPHYGHAGTVYGGLMYISGGITHDTFQNELMCFDPDTDKWMQKAPMTTVRGLHCMCTVGDKLYVIGGNHFRGTSDYDDVLSCEYYSPTLDQWTPIAAMLRGQSDVGVAVFENKIYVVGGYSWNNRCMVEIVQKYDPEKDEWHKVFDLPESLGGIRACTLTVFPPEENPGSPSRESPLSAPSDHS; from the coding sequence ATGAAAGTGTCCCTTGGTAACGGCGAAATGGGCGTCTCTGCCCATTTGCAGCCTTGTAAGGCAGGAACCACACGCTTTTTTACCAGCAATACACACAGTTCGGTGGTGCTGCAAGGCTTTGATCAGCTTAGAATAGAaggattgctttgtgatgtgactCTGGTACCAGGTGATGGAGATGAAATCTTCCCTGTTCACAGAGCCATGATGGCGTCTGCTAGTGATTATTTCAAAGCTATGTTCACAGGTGGAATGAAAGAACAAGATCTGATGTGCATTAAGCTTCATGGGGTGAACAAGGTTGGTCTGAAGAAaatcattgattttatttatactGCAAAACTTTCTCTTAATATGGACAATCTTCAGGACACACTTGAAGCTGCTAGCTTTTTACAAATACTACCCGTTTTGGATTTCTGTAAAGTATTTCTTATATCAGGAGTCTCTTTAGATAACTGTGTTGAGGTTGGACGAATTGCTAACACCTACAATCTTATAGAAGTggataaatatgttaataatttCATCCTGAAGAACTTTCCTGCCTTATTGAGTACTGGGGAGTTTCTAAAACTCCCTTTTGAACGGCTTGCCTTTGTGCTTTCCAGTAATAGTCTTAAGCACTGTACCGAACTCGAACTCTTTAAGGCAGCCTGTCGCTGGCTAAGGTTGGAAGACCCTCGGATGGATTATGCTGCGAAATTAATGAAGAATATTCGATTTCCACTGATGACACCACAGGATCTCATCAATTACGTGCAGACAGTAGATTTCATGAGAACAGACAATACCTGCGTGAATTTGCTTTTGGAAGCCAGCAATTACCAAATGATGCCATATATGCAGCCAGTGATGCAGTCAGATAGAACTGCCATTCGATCTGACTCCACTCACTTGGTTACATTAGGAGGAGTTCTGAGGCAGCAGCTGGTTGTCAGTAAAGAATTACGGATGTATGATGAAAGGGCACAAGAATGGAGATCTTTAGCCCCGATGGATGCTCCCCGTTACCAGCATGGTATTGCTGTCATTGGAAACTTTCTTTATGTAGTTGGTGGTCAAAGTAATTATGATACAAAAGGAAAAACTGCTGTTGATACAGTTTTCAGATTTGATCCTCGGTATAATAAATGGATGCAGGTTGCATCATTAAATGAAAAGCGTACATTCTTTCACTTGAGTGCCCTCAAAGGACATTTGTATGCAGTTGGTGGGCGCAGTGCAGCTGGTGAACTGGCCACAGTAGAATGTTACAACCCAAGAATGAATGAGTGGAGCTATGTTGCAAAAATGAGTGAACCCCACTATGGCCATGCTGGAACAGTATATGGAGGCTTAATGTATATTTCAGGAGGAATTACCCATGACACTTTCCAAAATGAGCTTATGTGTTTTGACCCAGATACAGATAAGTGGATGCAAAAGGCTCCAATGACTACAGTCAGAGGTCTGCATTGCATGTGTACGGTTGGAGATAAGCTCTATGTCATTGGCGGCAATCACTTCAGAGGAACAAGTGATTATGATGATGTTCTAAGCTGTGAATACTATTCACCAACCCTTGACCAGTGGACCCCAATTGCCGCCATGTTAAGAGGCCAAAGTGATGTTGGAGTTGCcgtctttgaaaataaaatctacGTTGTTGGTGGATATTCTTGGAATAATCGTTGTATGGTAGAAATTGTCCAGAAATATGACCCAGAAAAAGATGAGTGGCATAAAGTTTTTGATCTTCCCGAGTCACTTGGTGGCATTCGAGCTTGTACACTCACAGTTTTTCCACCTGAAGAAAACCCTGGGTCACCTTCTAGAGAATCACCTCTTTCAGCACCTTCAGATCATTCTtag